A window from Sinanaerobacter sp. ZZT-01 encodes these proteins:
- a CDS encoding aspartate/glutamate racemase family protein → MKTIGILGGMGPFATADLYKKITINTKADSDQEQLHIIIDSNTAIPDRTKCILTGCGSPIPEMTHSIRRLEAAGADFLIMPCNTAHYFYRDLLKISEVPILNMLDLTVNYIKTKFGTAKTIGLLATDGTSQSGIYDQYFEKAGMKLVKPSIHQKKVMDFIYEGIKKNNLTIGTEGLFEAVKEMEELGASVFILGCTELSAATDYYSFDERFIDPLLVLAKESITYAGGIVKGI, encoded by the coding sequence ATGAAAACAATCGGTATTTTAGGCGGCATGGGCCCTTTCGCAACAGCTGATTTATACAAGAAAATTACAATCAATACAAAGGCAGACTCCGATCAAGAGCAGCTGCATATCATAATTGACAGTAATACAGCGATTCCGGATCGCACAAAATGTATATTAACAGGGTGTGGCAGCCCGATTCCCGAAATGACACATTCAATCAGACGTCTCGAAGCCGCAGGCGCAGACTTTTTAATTATGCCATGCAACACCGCTCATTATTTCTATCGTGACTTATTAAAAATTTCAGAAGTTCCCATTCTGAATATGCTGGATTTAACGGTGAATTACATCAAAACAAAATTTGGTACAGCAAAAACCATCGGTCTATTAGCAACAGACGGAACCTCTCAATCCGGGATCTACGATCAGTATTTTGAAAAAGCCGGAATGAAGCTTGTAAAGCCTTCTATTCACCAAAAAAAAGTTATGGATTTTATCTATGAGGGGATTAAAAAAAATAACCTCACCATCGGAACCGAGGGCTTATTTGAAGCAGTGAAAGAAATGGAGGAACTGGGTGCTTCCGTATTTATCTTAGGCTGTACAGAATTATCCGCCGCAACAGACTATTACAGCTTTGATGAACGCTTTATCGATCCGCTTTTGGTTTTAGCAAAAGAAAGCATTACGTACGCCGGAGGGATTGTCAAGGGTATTTAA
- a CDS encoding transposase, translated as MSIKTNMEEIYECESCADCQHKNDCCPKASANRTIRMNQELTSIHQEVISNLESIHGALLRMNRTIQAEGTFGILKWDKSYKRLFRRGAKNVILELTLISCGFNLYKYHNKKQGIKLAA; from the coding sequence ATGTCTATAAAAACAAATATGGAAGAAATCTATGAATGTGAATCATGTGCAGACTGCCAGCATAAAAATGATTGTTGTCCTAAAGCATCAGCTAACAGAACAATCCGAATGAATCAGGAATTGACCTCTATTCATCAAGAGGTGATTTCCAACCTTGAATCTATACATGGAGCACTTTTAAGAATGAACCGTACTATACAAGCAGAAGGAACATTTGGCATTCTAAAATGGGATAAGTCTTATAAAAGATTATTCCGAAGAGGTGCGAAAAACGTAATTCTTGAACTTACGCTGATTTCTTGTGGTTTTAACCTTTACAAATATCATAATAAAAAACAGGGAATAAAGTTAGCTGCTTAA